Genomic segment of Oceanivirga salmonicida:
AGCAGGTAAGTCAACTTTTTTAAATTTATTAAGTGGAGAAATAATAGCAGATAGCGGTAAGATAGAGTTAGAAGATGCCGATATAAGCAATATAAAGGCTCATAAGAGAGCAAAATTCATATCTAAGGTACATCAAGACCCTTCAAAGGGAACTGCGCCGTCTATGACGGTTTTAGAGAATATGTCTATGGCTTCAAATAAGGGTAAAAAATTTGGATTAGGTTTTGGGTTAGAAATATCTAAAATAGAAGAGTTTAAATCTAAACTTGAAACATTAGGACTAGGTATAGAAAATCAATTAGAAACTAGAGTAGAATCATTATCAGGGGGTCAAAGACAATGTTTATCATTACTTATGTCAACATTTAATGAGCCTAAAATTTTATTATTAGATGAACATACTGCTGCATTAGATCCTAAAACTTCTAATATAATATTAGAAAAAACAAAAGAAATAGTAGAACAAAATAAAAATACTATAACTTTTATGATAACTCATAATATG
This window contains:
- a CDS encoding ABC transporter ATP-binding protein codes for the protein AGKSTFLNLLSGEIIADSGKIELEDADISNIKAHKRAKFISKVHQDPSKGTAPSMTVLENMSMASNKGKKFGLGFGLEISKIEEFKSKLETLGLGIENQLETRVESLSGGQRQCLSLLMSTFNEPKILLLDEHTAALDPKTSNIILEKTKEIVEQNKNTITFMITHNM